The Latilactobacillus sakei subsp. sakei DSM 20017 = JCM 1157 genome includes a window with the following:
- a CDS encoding PTS fructose transporter subunit IIABC, with translation MNIQDLLLKDAMIMDLQATTKEAAVDEMVARYKDIGVITDDALYRKDILAREAQSSTGIGEGIAMPHAKDSAVQRATVLFAKSQNGVEYDALDGQPVYLFFMIAAPEGANDTHLQALAGLSSLLINPQLVADLKLAQTPEDVQELFAKAQAAKDAEDAKEEAEEAAKAQAAAATPADEQKPFIVAVTACPTGIAHTYMAEAALKETAAKMGIDIKVETNGSEGVKHQLTADDISRATGVIIAADKKVDMPRFNGKHLLNRPVIDGIKKPAELIQKTLDEEGSIFHATESQASEEASADKKTLWSRIYQDLMNGVSNMLPFVVGGGILMAISFLLEQTVGAHSTTFIFLNSLGNNAFNFLIPVLAAYIAISIGDRPALMPGFVGGYMASQATASVISSDSPAGFLGGLAAGFIAGWVIVGLKKAFKNLPQTLDGLKPILIFPVLGLLIVGFIMFFMVNPVFAQINLWLSTFLTHLGAGNALLLGAILGGMMSVDMGGPFNKAAYTFAIGVFTTTKDGSLMAAVMAGGMVPPLAIAVAATIFKNKFTGSERKQAFANYVLGISFITEGAIPFAATDPLHVIVSSVIGSAIGGGLTQLWQITVPAPHGGIFVAPLANHGLLFVLAVLIGTFVSALILGLWRPVAKEA, from the coding sequence ATGAACATCCAAGATTTACTCTTAAAAGATGCGATGATCATGGATTTACAAGCAACGACTAAAGAAGCCGCTGTTGATGAAATGGTTGCCCGCTACAAAGATATCGGTGTTATCACAGATGATGCCCTCTATCGTAAAGATATTTTGGCTCGTGAAGCCCAATCATCAACTGGGATTGGCGAAGGCATTGCGATGCCCCATGCCAAAGATAGTGCTGTTCAACGCGCAACTGTTTTATTCGCTAAGAGTCAAAATGGTGTTGAATATGACGCATTAGACGGCCAACCCGTTTACTTGTTCTTCATGATTGCTGCTCCAGAAGGCGCTAACGATACGCATTTACAAGCCCTAGCTGGTCTTTCATCACTTTTAATCAACCCACAATTAGTGGCTGATTTGAAACTAGCCCAAACACCTGAAGATGTTCAAGAACTCTTTGCTAAGGCCCAAGCAGCCAAAGATGCTGAAGACGCTAAGGAAGAAGCAGAAGAAGCTGCTAAAGCACAAGCCGCTGCTGCAACACCTGCTGATGAACAAAAACCATTTATCGTTGCTGTTACAGCTTGCCCAACTGGGATTGCTCACACTTACATGGCCGAAGCTGCTTTGAAAGAAACAGCTGCTAAAATGGGCATCGATATCAAAGTTGAAACAAATGGTTCTGAAGGGGTTAAACACCAATTAACAGCCGATGATATCAGCCGTGCAACAGGTGTCATCATCGCTGCTGATAAGAAAGTCGATATGCCTCGTTTCAACGGCAAACATCTCTTGAACCGCCCTGTTATCGACGGTATCAAAAAACCTGCCGAATTGATCCAAAAAACATTGGATGAAGAAGGTTCAATCTTCCATGCAACAGAATCACAAGCAAGCGAAGAAGCTTCAGCTGATAAGAAAACACTTTGGAGCCGTATCTACCAAGATTTAATGAATGGTGTTTCAAATATGTTACCATTCGTTGTCGGTGGTGGGATTTTAATGGCCATCTCATTCCTATTGGAACAAACAGTTGGCGCTCATTCAACAACCTTTATTTTCTTAAACTCATTAGGTAATAATGCTTTTAACTTCTTAATTCCAGTTCTTGCTGCTTACATCGCGATTTCAATCGGTGACCGCCCCGCTTTAATGCCTGGGTTTGTCGGCGGGTATATGGCCAGTCAAGCAACAGCTAGTGTGATTTCTTCTGATAGTCCTGCCGGTTTCCTTGGTGGTTTAGCTGCTGGGTTCATCGCTGGTTGGGTCATCGTTGGTTTGAAGAAAGCCTTCAAGAACTTACCACAAACATTAGATGGTTTAAAACCAATCCTGATTTTCCCTGTTCTTGGTCTATTGATTGTTGGCTTTATCATGTTCTTTATGGTCAACCCAGTCTTCGCTCAAATTAATCTCTGGTTAAGCACATTCTTAACGCACTTAGGGGCTGGCAATGCCTTATTGCTTGGTGCGATTTTAGGCGGTATGATGTCCGTTGATATGGGTGGTCCTTTCAATAAGGCTGCTTATACCTTCGCAATCGGTGTTTTCACAACCACTAAAGATGGCTCATTAATGGCCGCTGTTATGGCTGGTGGGATGGTACCACCATTGGCAATCGCCGTTGCTGCAACAATCTTCAAAAATAAATTTACAGGTAGTGAACGGAAACAAGCCTTTGCTAACTACGTCTTAGGGATTTCATTCATTACTGAAGGTGCTATTCCATTTGCTGCAACAGATCCATTGCACGTTATCGTTTCAAGTGTCATCGGCTCAGCAATCGGTGGTGGTTTAACCCAATTATGGCAAATCACTGTTCCGGCACCACATGGTGGGATTTTCGTAGCCCCACTTGCTAACCACGGTTTACTCTTTGTCCTTGCTGTATTAATCGGGACATTCGTCAGTGCCTTAATCTTAGGCCTCTGGCGTCCAGTTGCTAAAGAAGCTTAA
- the obgE gene encoding GTPase ObgE, with protein MFVDQVKIDVKAGKGGDGAVAFRREKFVPLGGPAGGDGGRGGSVILVVDEGLRTLMDFRYRHHFKANSGGNGQNKQMYGRGAEDTFVQVPPGTTVRDADTNELLGDLTEDGQELVIAKGGRGGRGNMHFATAKNSAPEIAENGEPGQERSIQLELKVLADVGLVGFPSVGKSTLLSVVTSAKPKIASYQFTTLVPNLGMVQLDDGRDFVLADLPGLIEGASDGVGLGIQFLRHVERTRVVLHLIEMDDQTGRDPYEDYQQINHELESYDPKILERPQVIVATKMDLPGSAELLAEFKQKLAAAGDTHEIFEISSITHQGVQPLMNKTADLLAETAEFPMGDVEEAQTQKLYQYQPEGPAFNVEQDEDGTFYITGEKVERLFKMSNLDHQDGVMRFARQLRSMGLDEALREKGAHDGDLVAIDNFTFEFVE; from the coding sequence ATGTTTGTAGATCAAGTCAAAATTGATGTGAAAGCTGGTAAAGGCGGCGATGGTGCTGTTGCATTTCGTCGTGAAAAGTTTGTGCCACTTGGCGGACCAGCCGGTGGCGATGGTGGTCGTGGTGGTAGTGTCATTCTAGTCGTAGATGAAGGTCTACGGACATTAATGGACTTCCGCTACCGTCATCACTTTAAAGCCAATAGTGGTGGTAACGGTCAGAATAAACAAATGTATGGCCGCGGTGCCGAAGATACATTTGTCCAAGTGCCACCTGGTACAACTGTCCGTGATGCCGACACAAATGAATTGCTAGGCGATTTAACGGAAGATGGTCAAGAATTAGTGATTGCAAAGGGCGGTCGTGGTGGCCGTGGCAACATGCATTTCGCAACCGCTAAGAATAGTGCCCCTGAAATTGCTGAAAACGGCGAACCAGGCCAAGAACGCAGTATTCAACTCGAATTGAAAGTTTTAGCCGATGTTGGGTTAGTTGGCTTCCCATCTGTTGGGAAATCAACATTACTTTCGGTTGTCACAAGTGCTAAACCTAAGATTGCGAGCTACCAATTTACAACATTGGTGCCTAACTTAGGGATGGTTCAACTGGATGATGGCCGTGATTTCGTATTAGCCGATTTACCAGGGTTAATCGAAGGTGCCTCAGATGGTGTTGGTTTAGGGATTCAATTCTTACGCCACGTTGAACGGACACGAGTTGTTTTACATTTAATCGAAATGGACGATCAAACTGGTCGTGATCCATATGAAGATTACCAACAAATTAATCATGAATTAGAATCATATGATCCAAAAATCTTGGAACGTCCACAAGTGATTGTGGCAACTAAGATGGATCTACCAGGCTCAGCCGAATTATTAGCTGAATTCAAACAAAAATTAGCAGCGGCTGGTGATACACATGAGATTTTCGAAATTTCAAGTATTACGCATCAAGGTGTTCAACCATTGATGAACAAGACAGCCGATTTATTAGCTGAAACAGCAGAATTCCCAATGGGTGATGTTGAAGAAGCACAAACACAAAAACTTTATCAATATCAACCAGAAGGACCAGCCTTTAACGTCGAACAAGATGAAGACGGTACGTTCTACATCACAGGTGAAAAAGTTGAACGTCTCTTCAAGATGAGTAACTTAGATCATCAAGATGGTGTGATGCGTTTTGCCCGTCAATTGCGTTCTATGGGACTTGACGAAGCATTACGTGAAAAAGGCGCTCATGATGGCGATTTAGTGGCAATTGATAACTTTACGTTTGAATTTGTCGAATAA
- the pfkB gene encoding 1-phosphofructokinase produces the protein MIYTITANPSIDYVIQLEKLNTGNVNRVQSDVKLPGGKGINVSRILAELALPSVALGFVGGFTGQFIQNKLNNASIDCRFTEVEEDTRINVKLKDSVEETEINGQGPHVSAGAVDNLKQQLAKLEAGDIVFMSGSLPPNLPASFYKDLIPMIQAHNAEFVIDTTGQALLDTLAEKPLVIKPNHHELAELFDTQFANQGEIIAAGRKLLDKGAQHVLVSMAGDGALLITPDHAYLGGTPKGTVINSVGAGDSMIAGFVGTFAQHHDALAAFKTSLACGSATAFSEDLATSAKINELLPQIEITQVD, from the coding sequence GTGATTTATACGATTACGGCGAATCCATCAATCGATTACGTCATTCAACTTGAAAAACTAAATACAGGTAACGTCAACCGCGTTCAATCTGACGTGAAGCTACCCGGTGGTAAAGGGATTAATGTTTCAAGAATCCTTGCCGAATTAGCACTCCCTAGTGTTGCGCTAGGTTTTGTCGGCGGCTTCACCGGTCAATTCATCCAAAACAAACTCAATAATGCGTCTATTGACTGTCGCTTCACAGAAGTTGAAGAAGATACACGGATTAACGTCAAGTTAAAAGATAGCGTTGAAGAAACTGAAATCAACGGCCAAGGCCCTCACGTTTCAGCTGGTGCTGTTGATAACTTGAAGCAACAATTGGCTAAATTAGAAGCAGGCGATATCGTCTTTATGTCAGGCAGTTTGCCACCTAACTTACCTGCTAGCTTCTATAAAGACTTGATTCCAATGATTCAAGCGCACAATGCTGAATTCGTAATTGATACAACTGGTCAAGCCTTATTAGATACTTTAGCTGAAAAGCCATTGGTGATTAAACCCAACCACCATGAACTAGCCGAATTATTCGACACGCAATTTGCTAACCAAGGTGAAATCATCGCTGCCGGACGCAAATTATTAGACAAAGGTGCACAACACGTATTGGTCTCAATGGCCGGTGATGGCGCCCTCTTAATTACACCAGACCACGCTTATCTCGGTGGCACCCCTAAAGGGACTGTGATTAATTCCGTTGGTGCTGGTGATTCAATGATTGCCGGCTTTGTCGGGACATTCGCGCAACATCACGATGCACTAGCTGCTTTCAAAACAAGTCTTGCTTGTGGCAGTGCCACAGCCTTTTCAGAAGATTTAGCGACTAGCGCTAAGATTAACGAACTCTTACCACAAATTGAAATCACACAAGTTGATTAA
- a CDS encoding MarR family winged helix-turn-helix transcriptional regulator, with amino-acid sequence MKTKRGGYLTLKIRLLNTRLFNRYLLADQRARYNAEQGKILSALWDRHPQTATELAQVTGLANSSLSLMLHRLEKQQLLISEQSPVDKRKRVFDLTPLGAAQQSVGDDVSQRLSAVFYKGFSDAEVTAVDGYLERILANLEAEAATFNRQSKKEEG; translated from the coding sequence ATGAAAACTAAAAGAGGCGGTTATTTAACCTTGAAGATTCGGTTGTTGAATACGCGGCTATTTAATCGCTATCTATTGGCGGATCAGCGGGCGCGCTATAATGCGGAACAAGGTAAAATATTGTCGGCGTTGTGGGACCGCCATCCGCAAACGGCGACGGAATTGGCACAAGTTACTGGTTTGGCTAATAGTAGTTTGTCGCTAATGCTTCATCGGCTTGAAAAACAGCAATTATTGATTAGCGAACAATCGCCAGTTGACAAGCGTAAGCGTGTTTTTGATTTAACACCGCTTGGTGCGGCGCAACAAAGTGTCGGGGATGATGTTAGTCAACGATTGAGTGCCGTTTTTTATAAAGGCTTTTCCGATGCGGAAGTAACAGCCGTTGATGGTTATTTGGAACGGATTTTAGCAAATTTAGAAGCAGAAGCGGCGACTTTTAACCGTCAATCTAAAAAAGAAGAAGGTTAA
- a CDS encoding DUF871 domain-containing protein encodes MGKLGVSIYPERSTFEKDAAYLDLAHQYGFKRVFTSLLEVSGDQDAVLTNFKRVVDYANQLGMQVMIDINPGLFEQLGISYDDLSFFHELGAWGIRLDNGFTGQEEAKMTRNPYDLKIEINMSQGTSYVDNIMSFSPKRANLLGCHNFYPHRYSGLGEDFFNQCTAQFAQYNLNTAAFVNSHEATFGPWPTQDGLPTMEVDRDLAMATQMKHYMLMDNIDDIIVGNAYASEAELKTMQTVFNAEFPAIMIDVADDITADERKVLFESLHSYRGDRSEYILRSTMTRVIYKDLPFAAHNTVDIKRGDILIDNVGYGQYKGETQIALQSMPNDGRVNVVGHIAPDELFLLKYLKPWSSFKLIPNAQ; translated from the coding sequence ATGGGAAAATTAGGCGTTTCAATTTATCCAGAACGATCAACTTTTGAAAAGGATGCGGCTTATCTAGACCTTGCACATCAATACGGCTTTAAACGGGTCTTCACATCATTATTAGAAGTCAGTGGTGATCAAGATGCGGTGCTTACTAATTTCAAGCGCGTGGTTGATTATGCAAATCAATTAGGGATGCAAGTGATGATTGACATTAATCCTGGTTTGTTTGAACAACTTGGTATTTCCTATGATGATTTAAGTTTCTTCCATGAATTAGGTGCTTGGGGAATTCGGTTAGATAACGGGTTTACAGGCCAAGAAGAAGCGAAGATGACCCGTAATCCATACGATCTTAAAATCGAAATTAATATGAGTCAAGGGACAAGCTATGTTGACAATATTATGAGTTTTTCACCTAAACGGGCTAACTTATTGGGGTGTCATAACTTCTATCCACATCGTTATTCCGGTTTAGGGGAAGACTTCTTTAATCAATGTACAGCGCAATTTGCACAGTATAATTTAAATACGGCTGCTTTCGTTAATTCACATGAAGCGACTTTCGGACCTTGGCCAACACAAGACGGCCTACCAACGATGGAAGTTGATCGGGACTTAGCGATGGCGACCCAAATGAAACATTACATGTTAATGGATAATATCGATGACATCATTGTTGGCAATGCTTATGCTTCCGAAGCAGAACTAAAAACAATGCAAACGGTCTTTAATGCAGAATTCCCAGCGATTATGATTGATGTGGCTGACGATATTACAGCTGATGAACGCAAAGTGTTATTTGAAAGCTTACACAGTTATCGCGGTGACCGTTCTGAATACATTCTGCGTTCAACAATGACGCGAGTTATTTATAAAGACTTACCATTTGCAGCCCACAATACAGTTGATATAAAACGGGGCGATATCTTGATTGACAATGTTGGCTACGGCCAATACAAAGGCGAAACCCAAATTGCGCTTCAATCAATGCCAAATGATGGTCGGGTAAACGTTGTGGGCCATATTGCACCAGATGAATTATTCTTATTAAAATATTTAAAACCTTGGAGTTCATTTAAATTAATCCCGAATGCACAATAA
- a CDS encoding AAA family ATPase, which produces MAVKQPTQIEVRGGNVNNLKNINVDIPLNQFVAISGPSGSGKSSLAMGILYAEGSRRYLEALSTYTRRRITQNKRSQVQEVRHIPSAIALRQRPSVPSERSTVGSMSEIFNGVRLIFSRLGTTRCPNGHEIQPSLKIAQAMDLAGDKMGVITCPTCQVQFMAKSAEDFAFNSAGACPECHGTGQVQTLDDRKIIADENLSIEDGAIASWRLPGRNFMPTVAAHIGVRIDVPYKDLTAKEKEIVLHGKRNKYAVDFHTSTGRVFSTENTLYENAYDAVYESLKSVKSDRAMAKVNSFFHFSTCPTCHGTRLNPELLTQTVGGQNIAAVSDMTLGALDTWVTATKADLPDEMQQMATILFKNLLETLQPLLSLGLDYLTLSRNGNTLSTGELQRIQLARTLRTATTGVLYVLDEPSIGLHPDNVEGLIHIFRQLVAQGNSLVVVDHEVNIISQADWVIEIGPAAGRNGGQVIAQGKPADLVQDPQSLIGPYIAGRANILYPKVATQASGVRTTMAVGQYFNLRDVTIEIPDNQITAVSGFSGAGKTSLILDSLVPAIEAHHKREQLPKQVTQLTTDLTAVVSIDAKPVGKNTRSTLATYTNIMTNLRKLFAGLPESQAHNYGIAHFSYNNKEGACPNCGGLGSIILDIQYLPDMEEVCPECQGKRYKPAIEVIKWHSYSIVDLLALSVEEAIPVFADVPNILKELKILKEIGLGYLHLGESTPSLSGGEAQRLKLVTHLNKKRAGTLFVFDEPSVGLHPRDVETLMGVINQLKAKGATVIMITHDLDLMTNADYLIDLGPKGGSQGGQVMASGTPSELVASQTESLTLSYLRAHFKKFQLNSH; this is translated from the coding sequence ATGGCAGTTAAACAACCAACGCAGATTGAAGTGCGGGGCGGTAACGTCAATAACTTAAAAAATATTAATGTCGATATTCCTTTGAACCAATTTGTCGCGATTTCGGGGCCCTCAGGATCGGGTAAAAGTTCATTGGCGATGGGCATTTTATACGCGGAAGGCTCACGGCGTTACTTAGAAGCGCTCTCGACTTACACACGGCGGCGTATCACGCAGAATAAACGCTCGCAAGTGCAAGAAGTCCGGCATATTCCATCGGCAATTGCATTACGACAACGCCCCAGTGTCCCATCAGAACGGTCGACAGTGGGGTCGATGAGTGAAATTTTTAATGGTGTGCGGTTAATTTTTTCACGCTTAGGCACGACGCGTTGTCCAAACGGGCATGAGATTCAACCTAGTTTAAAGATTGCGCAAGCGATGGATTTAGCTGGCGATAAAATGGGCGTTATTACCTGTCCAACATGCCAGGTGCAATTTATGGCTAAATCGGCTGAGGATTTCGCTTTTAATTCAGCAGGTGCCTGTCCAGAATGTCATGGGACTGGACAAGTTCAAACGCTAGATGATCGCAAAATCATTGCGGATGAAAATCTTAGTATTGAAGACGGAGCAATCGCTTCTTGGCGTTTACCAGGTCGGAACTTTATGCCAACGGTCGCGGCACATATCGGGGTTCGAATTGATGTCCCTTATAAAGATTTGACGGCCAAGGAAAAAGAAATCGTCTTGCATGGTAAGCGGAATAAATACGCGGTCGATTTTCACACATCAACCGGTCGCGTCTTTAGTACGGAAAATACACTCTATGAAAATGCCTACGACGCCGTTTATGAATCTTTGAAATCGGTCAAAAGTGATCGTGCGATGGCCAAGGTCAATTCTTTTTTTCATTTTTCAACTTGTCCAACATGTCACGGGACACGGCTCAATCCCGAACTACTAACGCAAACCGTTGGCGGGCAAAATATTGCGGCAGTTTCTGATATGACGCTAGGGGCATTAGACACTTGGGTAACGGCTACTAAAGCCGATTTACCAGACGAGATGCAACAAATGGCAACCATTTTGTTTAAGAACTTATTAGAAACGTTGCAGCCATTATTGTCATTAGGACTCGACTATTTAACGTTGTCGCGGAATGGCAATACATTATCGACTGGCGAACTCCAACGAATACAATTAGCGCGGACCTTAAGAACGGCAACAACCGGTGTTTTGTATGTCTTGGATGAACCATCAATTGGGTTGCATCCGGATAATGTTGAAGGTTTAATTCATATTTTCAGACAGTTAGTGGCGCAAGGCAATTCATTAGTGGTCGTTGATCATGAAGTCAACATCATTAGCCAAGCCGACTGGGTGATTGAAATTGGCCCGGCAGCGGGTCGCAATGGCGGTCAGGTGATTGCACAAGGCAAGCCGGCCGATTTAGTGCAAGACCCACAATCATTAATTGGACCATACATCGCCGGTCGGGCCAATATTTTGTATCCCAAAGTAGCAACGCAAGCTTCAGGTGTTCGAACGACAATGGCGGTTGGCCAGTATTTTAATCTGCGTGATGTGACGATTGAAATACCAGATAATCAAATTACGGCAGTTTCTGGCTTCTCGGGGGCTGGTAAGACAAGTTTAATCTTGGATAGTTTGGTACCGGCGATTGAAGCCCACCATAAGCGTGAGCAACTTCCCAAACAGGTGACACAGTTAACGACGGATTTAACAGCGGTAGTTAGCATTGATGCCAAACCAGTTGGTAAAAACACGCGTTCGACTTTAGCCACTTATACTAACATCATGACGAATCTTCGGAAATTATTTGCTGGGCTACCGGAATCACAAGCCCACAATTATGGGATTGCCCATTTTTCGTATAACAATAAAGAAGGCGCCTGCCCCAATTGTGGCGGTCTGGGCAGTATTATTTTGGATATTCAATACTTACCAGATATGGAAGAAGTTTGTCCGGAATGTCAGGGCAAACGATATAAGCCGGCAATTGAGGTAATTAAGTGGCATAGTTACAGTATCGTGGATTTATTGGCCTTATCAGTAGAAGAAGCAATACCCGTTTTTGCGGATGTGCCCAATATCTTGAAAGAACTTAAGATTCTCAAAGAGATCGGCTTAGGGTATTTGCACCTTGGTGAAAGTACACCGAGTCTTTCAGGTGGCGAAGCGCAACGGCTAAAGCTAGTGACGCATTTGAATAAAAAACGAGCCGGGACGTTATTCGTCTTCGATGAACCATCTGTTGGCTTGCATCCACGGGATGTGGAAACCTTGATGGGCGTTATTAATCAATTAAAAGCCAAAGGCGCAACGGTGATTATGATTACCCACGACCTTGATTTGATGACGAATGCTGATTATTTAATTGATTTAGGCCCAAAAGGCGGTAGCCAAGGTGGTCAAGTGATGGCTAGTGGGACGCCATCTGAATTGGTCGCTTCACAGACTGAAAGCTTAACGTTAAGTTATCTTCGGGCGCATTTTAAAAAGTTTCAACTAAATAGCCATTAA
- a CDS encoding DeoR/GlpR family DNA-binding transcription regulator, translating to MLTEERHQAILDLLQQQDVVKMKALCRLLDASESTIRRDLQLLEEQGLVTRIHGGAKRLNKLQVELGQIEKTSKNVHEKNEIAKFAASKIQLGCVIYLDAGTTTQAIIPYLTPEMNLTVVTNGVDTASLLADHHIQTYLLGGRVKNKTKAMVGAGALETLLQFQFNQAILGTNGVDQYSGLTTPDPEEATLKRFAIQQANQTMVLADHTKFDAVSFSKFAELAQVQLITDQLSPALRQTYQTHTDLQEVL from the coding sequence ATGTTAACAGAAGAACGGCACCAAGCCATCCTGGATTTATTACAACAACAAGATGTCGTCAAAATGAAAGCGTTATGCCGCTTATTAGACGCATCAGAGTCCACTATTCGTCGTGACCTTCAACTTTTGGAAGAACAAGGATTGGTCACTCGAATTCACGGCGGTGCTAAACGCCTCAATAAATTACAGGTTGAATTAGGACAAATCGAAAAAACGAGCAAAAACGTTCACGAAAAAAATGAAATTGCTAAGTTTGCAGCTTCTAAGATCCAATTAGGGTGCGTCATCTATCTGGATGCCGGCACAACGACTCAAGCAATCATCCCTTATTTAACACCTGAAATGAATTTAACCGTTGTCACTAACGGTGTTGATACAGCTTCACTTTTAGCTGATCATCATATTCAAACCTACCTATTAGGTGGCCGGGTTAAAAATAAGACCAAAGCGATGGTCGGTGCGGGCGCCTTAGAAACACTGCTCCAATTTCAATTTAACCAAGCGATTTTAGGAACTAACGGTGTTGACCAATATTCAGGTTTAACAACGCCCGATCCTGAAGAAGCAACGCTCAAGCGATTTGCGATTCAACAGGCTAACCAAACGATGGTCCTAGCTGATCATACAAAATTTGATGCCGTTTCATTTAGTAAATTTGCCGAACTTGCGCAAGTTCAACTGATTACCGATCAACTCTCCCCTGCACTACGTCAAACTTATCAAACACATACAGATTTACAGGAGGTTTTATAG
- a CDS encoding YitT family protein, translating to MQKKTILKNGLGIIIGAFIYAIAINDFLIPHQIGEGGVTGLTAIGYYALAIPPAFTNLILNGILVVIGFRYLERQTIWYSVWAVIWISLFLKLPHFIGYHTTQTLIPTVIGGVLMGIAMAIIIHCQGTIAGSTILAKIVNRYLGIPNGSAMLFFDLIVAIPSGLIIGFQNMLLTIIELYLSAVVLNKLLAKFGAKRAVTIISDQYETIAETLSTQFQQGITIIKAQGYYSQNERPMLYAICTAKQLATLVPVVSQIDVKALVVVEEVRSVQAEQLKQLL from the coding sequence ATGCAGAAAAAAACAATTTTAAAAAACGGACTGGGCATTATCATTGGGGCCTTTATTTATGCCATCGCCATTAACGATTTCTTGATTCCCCATCAAATCGGTGAGGGCGGCGTGACCGGACTCACCGCGATTGGGTATTATGCACTTGCGATTCCGCCGGCCTTTACGAATCTAATCTTAAACGGCATATTAGTGGTGATTGGCTTTAGATACCTTGAGCGTCAAACGATTTGGTATTCTGTTTGGGCGGTAATCTGGATTTCGCTCTTTTTAAAGCTACCGCATTTTATCGGCTATCATACAACGCAAACCTTAATTCCAACGGTGATTGGTGGCGTCTTGATGGGGATTGCAATGGCAATTATTATTCATTGCCAAGGGACAATTGCCGGTAGCACGATTCTGGCGAAGATCGTTAACCGCTATTTAGGAATCCCGAATGGCTCTGCGATGCTCTTTTTCGATTTAATTGTCGCCATTCCGTCGGGCTTGATTATCGGTTTTCAAAATATGCTCTTAACGATTATTGAACTCTATTTATCAGCAGTGGTTTTGAATAAACTATTGGCTAAATTTGGGGCTAAACGTGCGGTAACAATTATTTCAGATCAATACGAAACGATTGCTGAAACGTTGTCGACGCAGTTTCAACAAGGCATTACAATTATCAAGGCTCAAGGTTATTACAGCCAAAATGAGCGGCCGATGTTATATGCCATTTGTACGGCGAAACAACTCGCCACTTTGGTACCGGTTGTCTCACAAATCGATGTCAAAGCGTTGGTGGTTGTAGAAGAAGTCCGTAGTGTGCAAGCGGAACAATTAAAACAGTTACTATAG